The region ACATAGAACCTGAACACTGGATTGTCGACATTGGGGCCGCCAAACTGGCCGATACCCCCGAAGCCTTCGATGTGATCGTGATGCCGAACCTATACGGCGATATACTGTCGGATGTGGCGGCTCAGATTGCCGGTTCAGTTGGGCTGGCGGGTTCAGCCAACATTGGCGAGGAGTGCGCCATGTTCGAAGCCATTCACGGATCGGCTCCCCGACGTGCCGGTCAAAATCTGGCGAACCCTTCAGGGCTGTTGCAGGGCGCGATTATGATGCTCAACCACATTGGTCAGGCCGAGGTGGCCGAGCGCGTACAGAATGCCTGGCTCAAAACCATTGAAGACGGGGTACACACCTACGACATCTATAAAGAGGGCATCAGTCAGCAAAAAGTAGGCACCAGTGAATTTGCTCAGGCAGTTATCGCCCGTCTTGGCCAGCAACCTACAACTCTGAAAGCCGTATCCTATGCCAACTCAAAGGCACTCGAATTACCAATCTATCAGCGCAAACCAGCGGCCTCCAAAGACCTGCTCGGTGTCGATGTGTTTGTTCACTGGACGGGTACTGACCCCAATGAACTGGCTAACCTGGTCGGTCAGCTCGCCACGCCCGAAGTACCGCTGAGCATGATTACGAACCGTGGCATAAAGGTGTGGCCCAATGGGTTTAAGGAAACATTTTGTACCGATCACTGGCGGTGCCGTTTCCTACCCGAAAACGGAGAGCCCATCGACAAAAAGACCATTGTCAGGATTTTGTCGAAAGCCACCGAGCTTATTGATTCGTGAATTAGTCTGTAATAAACGCTATTTCCTTTTTATTGAAGAAGGCTTTTACTGATTTAGGGTCCTTCTCTAGTCGCTTGGTTTGCTCAAGAACAGCTACAGTCAGTTCGTCCAAGCTTGTGAACGCTTTGTTTTTTAAGTTTCTTTTCAATTGACTCCATAGCAGTTCAACTGGATTTAGCTCCGGACTATAAGCGGGTAAGCGTTCCAGATGCATTCGGCCAAGGCGTTCACGAAGTAACTCTTTAACGACGTTGCTACGATGGATTGCTGCGCCATCCCAAATAATCAGCAGGTTCCGTTTGCGATAACGCCCACAGAGTAGTTTTAAAAACCATACTATATCTTCACTAGTGAATGCCTGGTTTTGACCTGCCACATAAATTTGACCGTTCGCAGCAATGGCCGCAATTAAGCTCAAATGAGTCCGCCCCGCTTGCTCCATTAAGACCGGTGTCTGTCCGCAAGGTGCCCAAGTGTGGGCCACAAAAGGCAATAGATAACACGCTGATTCATCAATATATAAGATAACGCGCCCCTCGGCTTTAGCTTTTTTTAAGTTCGGGTAAGCGTTCGCTGCGCCACTGAGTAACTGCCTGAGCGTCCTGTTGACTGGCTTTACGTTGCGGCAACTGTCGGCTCCAGCCTACTTTCTTGAGGATACGGCCTACCTGAGAAGGGTCATAGCTGACACCAAAGAGCTTCTTAATGACTTCATTAACTCGGGGACGGGTCCAGATGGCTCCACTAAATCCATGATGTTCCGCCCCTTTGTTGAGTTCAATCACGAGTAGATCCAGTTGCTGAGCCGACAAACGGGGTGGTGCTCCGGTTCGCTTCCCTTCTTGCAAGGCGGTCAAACCTTGCTGGTTGTACTTCTTAAGTGTCCGACTCACCCAAGGCTGAGTTAGGCCAAACACCTGAGCAATAGCTGCTTGTTTCCATCCTACCTGACTGAGTTCAATACAGCGTCGGCGAAGGGCTTCGTAATCAGATTGTTTGTAGTTTGCCATCAAAAGCAAAAGGCAATCACATTACAAACTTACTCACGGATCAATAACATCGATACGATCAAAACCGAAAACCTCTATGCCTTTGGGGGAAAGAAAGCTTTCTCGATGGGGCAGGGTCAATAATATCAGTCCAGGAGCCGGGCATTGTTCCGGCTCTTTCCTCACATTTTCACCACCATTCACCTATTACTTCCATGCAACTGCAATTGATTAACGGACAGTTCAGCCCACAAGAGGCCCTGGACATACTGACCAAAATGACGTATGTCAAAGTAAACTACCATGAACAGCAGATTAATGCCTCCGACACGGCAGAGGACATTAAATCCCGCGAGAAGCGCATCAAAGATTTACAGCGGAACCTACAGGAAGCCCGGAACGCTATCGCCCAAAGCGGTCAGCAGAGAGTGAGTTTACAGGCAGATATTATCCTAACGATCGGCCCGGCTCAGCCATAAACAGATAAAAAATAATCTTTTGCTAACATTAGCCGAGCAGATACTCACAACCGGCTTTCTCGTTTCAAACACTGCCTAGCTCAAACAGCTTCTAAAAAATCGTCAGGCTGGTTAAAAACGTTAACTAGTCAATTCTACGTCGGCACTCCATTAGTCGCAAACACTAATGAAGTGCCGACGTTATTTACTTATAGTCCAGCGAGGTGGTTGCCGTACAAGCTTTGTCGGCCCGGAAACGTACCCATCGGGCCTGAAAATCTGGGGGAAATATGTGGGCTACGGGTTGGCCGGGGGCTACGGTGAAAGTCTTATACGCCATCCACTGGCCCGTGCCAACGGGGTCGGCCTCCACCGTAAACGTAACTGGTGAAGCGGCTTTATGCGACAGGGTAAGAGTTCGCTTGTCGTAAAAACCAATCAGATAAGGATCAGACGGGATGTTTGCGGCCACGGCCGCATCTTTCCACGGTCCACCCCGACCCGTTGGTTTGCCCAGCTTCCAGAGGTCGTCAATAGCACCCGCCCAGATAGCCGCTTTTCGGTCGTCCGACACAATAATGTGCTCTTTTCCGGCTGCCGATGCCAGATCAATTCCCGTCATCACCAGCAAGCCGCGGTACGACGCATAATCGTTGATCCGAAGCCGGTGCGAAGCAATGGGTCTGACTTTCGCGTAGCCATCCGCGTTTTCGGCCGGGAGTTCGTAGAAGGTGCCGTGGCAGTTGAACAGGTCGCGCTCGGTGGCCACTTCCCGACAAATACGCAGGCTGCCTTCATTGGTAAGTTGTGTAAATCGCTCATCGCCCAGCGGGAAACGCCAGCGTCGCCCTTTCTCGTCCACGACCAGCACCGACGAAGCCTCGACGGAAACAACCTCTTTG is a window of Spirosoma linguale DSM 74 DNA encoding:
- a CDS encoding isocitrate dehydrogenase (KEGG: hypothetical protein ; K00031 isocitrate dehydrogenase~TIGRFAM: isocitrate dehydrogenase~PFAM: isocitrate/isopropylmalate dehydrogenase); translation: MTRITVAKGDGIGPEIMNATLAILQAAGAQLEVDEIQVGEQVYLAGNMSGISSDSWDIIRRNKVFLKAPITTPQGGGYKSLNVTIRKMLGLYANVRPCISLHPFVKTKHPNMDLVIVRENEEDLYAGIEHQQTDEVMQCLKLISRPGCEKIVHYAFAYARQYGRKKITCFTKDNIMKQTDGLFHRVFDEIAPTYSDIEPEHWIVDIGAAKLADTPEAFDVIVMPNLYGDILSDVAAQIAGSVGLAGSANIGEECAMFEAIHGSAPRRAGQNLANPSGLLQGAIMMLNHIGQAEVAERVQNAWLKTIEDGVHTYDIYKEGISQQKVGTSEFAQAVIARLGQQPTTLKAVSYANSKALELPIYQRKPAASKDLLGVDVFVHWTGTDPNELANLVGQLATPEVPLSMITNRGIKVWPNGFKETFCTDHWRCRFLPENGEPIDKKTIVRILSKATELIDS
- a CDS encoding Transposase and inactivated derivatives-like protein (KEGG: maq:Maqu_0609 transposase), with the protein product MANYKQSDYEALRRRCIELSQVGWKQAAIAQVFGLTQPWVSRTLKKYNQQGLTALQEGKRTGAPPRLSAQQLDLLVIELNKGAEHHGFSGAIWTRPRVNEVIKKLFGVSYDPSQVGRILKKVGWSRQLPQRKASQQDAQAVTQWRSERLPELKKKAKAEGRVILYIDESACYLLPFVAHTWAPCGQTPVLMEQAGRTHLSLIAAIAANGQIYVAGQNQAFTSEDIVWFLKLLCGRYRKRNLLIIWDGAAIHRSNVVKELLRERLGRMHLERLPAYSPELNPVELLWSQLKRNLKNKAFTSLDELTVAVLEQTKRLEKDPKSVKAFFNKKEIAFITD